A window from Neobacillus sp. PS3-40 encodes these proteins:
- a CDS encoding helix-turn-helix transcriptional regulator → MSKIKKLRVLSEMTQEQLAEQLGVSQSYLSLLERNQRDISPEVNRRIEEIFSFSVKFID, encoded by the coding sequence ATGTCAAAAATAAAAAAACTTAGAGTGCTCAGTGAGATGACTCAAGAGCAATTAGCTGAACAATTGGGAGTAAGTCAATCCTATTTGTCGCTTTTGGAAAGGAATCAACGTGATATATCACCAGAAGTAAACAGAAGAATTGAAGAAATTTTTAGTTTTTCTGTTAAATTTATAGATTAA